In the genome of Fervidobacterium nodosum Rt17-B1, the window GAAAAGCAACCCCAAATTCTTTTCTAAAATTGTATGCTTTTTCAAATGGGTTTGTACCATCGTAAAATATTTTCCCTGATGAAGGTTTTATAAGCAAGTCTAAAAGATAAATCAGCGTTGTTTTTCCTGATCCAGTGTTTCCAACAAGTAATATTCTTTCATCAGTTGTAAATGATAAATTTATGTTACTCAGTGCTACTTTTTCAACATCCGTATTTTTTTCGAAAATAACGGAAATATCTATCAATTCAACTTTCAAAATTCATCACCTACTAAATCTCTTTTTTTATCCATTTATTTTTTTCGAAATATAAATCCTTATTCCTCCTTCTTTCCATACATCTTCAGCGTTACCAAATATCTCTTTCATGTAATTTTTAATCCTCTCTCCACCTTTGTTGTGATAAGCTACTAGCTGAAGTGTACCACCATCCTTGAGATGTTGAAAAGCACCTTCTATAAGCTTCATCCATACTTCTTTTCCAGCAACAATTGGAGGATTAGATATAATATGGTCAAAAAGATAACCTTCCCAAGGTTCGTAAAGGTTTCCTTGCCTAATATCAGCTTGTATATTGTTATCTTTTGCGTTTATCTTTGCAAATTCGACAGCACGTTTATTAACATCGGACATGAAAAGTTCTATAGATGGATTTTCCTTCTTTAATGTAATTCCGATAACTCCGTACCCACAACCTATATCTAACACTTTTCCACTGATATTTTCACAGTGATTTATAAGTATTTCTGTTGCTTTATCTACCTTTCCAAAAGAATACACACCTGATGGACTTTTAAATTTGTAAACATGGCCATTCTTAAGCTTTAGTTCAACATCCCTAACTCTTAAGACTGATTGTGGTTCTTCAGAATAATAATGTTCAAAACTATTTTTATCTTCACTCAATTCTGAGCACCTCCAAAATTCATTCTTTATACTTTTACAGATTTTGATTCTTTTACTGGTTTTGATTTTTCTTCAGCTGAATTGATTAGAGAATCCACATCCTTTCCATCTACGCCATATTCACTTATACCAATAGTGCATGTCAAATCTAGATTTTGGGAATTTATAAACTTCACTATACTATCATTCAATCTATCAAAAATGTTGTAAGGAAATGATTTTGATATAGCCAAAACGGCAAAACTTTCTCTATTCAACGAAACTAAAATATCACTTCTCCTAATATTCTTTTCAATTATTTTTGCGAATTTTTGTAAAATATTATTTCCGTAATCAAAACCATGTTTTCTATCTACTTCGTCAATGTTTTCAAATTTAATTTTTATAAGATAAAGATTACTGGAATCTCTCTTAGCCAAAGAAACGTATTTATCAAAATAATTTCCAAGTACCTTGTAATTTGGAAGATGAGTAACGGGATCAAACATAACAACTTTGTTTATCTTTTCGTTGAGTTCTTTCACTGACTTTATAAGTTCAAAACGCTCTACAGATAAAGAAAGTAAATCGCTTATCATTTCTGCGAAAGGTAAAAAATTGTTTTTCTCAAAAGTATATTCATCTTCCCATGTATCGAGGTTGAAGAAGCCTACAATTTTTCTCTGAACCCTTATTGGAATAGAAACAAAGGCCTTAATATTTTCAATACTTTTGACCGATTCTTTAAGAGTATCATCAATATTTCCTACTTTCTGTGATAATTCTTTTATAAAATCAATACTTTTTCTTTTAATGATATAAACATGTTTAAACCTTCTCATAAACATTTCTTCCTTTTTAAACCTTATCTTTTCCAGCAATTTGTAATCGTGGTTATAAGCCGCAATGTAATAAAAAGAGCCATCAACATCTTGAAGTAGCACACTTCCACTGTGGATAAATGGTATATTATCAACTAATACCTTCAACAATGCTTCAAAATCTTTTCTTTTCAAGGAAGTTTCTCTCTCCGTTGAAAATTCAAGAATAAGTTCGCTGAAGCTTATAAAAGCATTTTTCACTTCTTCAGAAAAATTATTTTGCTTCATTTGAATTACTCCTTGAATCATATTTGGAGAACATTTTGACGAAAAATTTTATCGATAAAAAGAATAAAGTAAGAACCAAAATCAAAAACAAATAACCAACAATACCTACCCTTAAAGCTTTGAAAAACTCTGAAAAGTTTATCATAATTAAACACTCCTTGAGAAAAAATTTTCATATTCCACTGACAAGTGCAATTAATATTCCGCCAGCTAAAACAGAACCTATCTGCCCTGCAACGTTTGCTCCCACTGCGTACATAAGCAAATAATTTGTAGGATCTTCTTTCCTTCCAAGTTGATGAATTACCCTTGCGGACATAGGAAAAGCGGAAATTCCAGCTGCTCCAAGCATAGGATTTATCTTACGCTTTAAAAATAAATTCAAAAACTTAGCAAATAAAACCCCTCCAGCTGTATCGAAAATAAAAGCAACAAGCCCAAGAAGCAATATAAAAAGTGTTTGCGGTCTAAGGAACTTATCTGCAGTCATCGTCGATCCTATTGATAAGCCAAGGAATATAGTAACTATATGCGCAAGTTCATTTTGAGCAGTCTTCGATATACTATTCAAAACACCGCATTCTCTTAAAAGGTTGCCAAACATCAAAAAGCCAATTAATGCAGCAGAACTTGGAGCTAGTAAACTTGCAACCAGAGTTACCAATATTGGGAAAATTATTCTAATTTTTTTATTTATCTTGACTCCTTTAGGTTCCATTTTTATCTTTCTTTCTTCTTTTGTCGTAAGTAACTTTATTACAGGTGGTTGAATTATAGGGACAAGGGACATATAAGAATAAGCCGCAACAGAAATAGGTCCTAAAAGTTCTTTTGCAAATCTACCAGCAACATAAATAGAAGTTGGTCCATCGGCTGCACCTATTATTCCTATCGATGCTGCTTGTTTTATATCAAAACCTAACAAAGTCGCGACAACCATCGTTGCAAAAATTCCAAATTGAGCAGCGGCACCAAATAAAAACATTATCGGATTTTCAAGTAATGGTCCAAAATCAATCATAGAACCTACAGCAATAAATATCAAAAGTGGAAAAATTTCTGTTATAATACCAATATCGAAGAATATATTCAAGACACCTTTGTGAAGTACACCATCTATAACCTGATCAACTGCTGAACTCAGAGGAATGTTAACTAAAATGGTTGAAAATCCAATTGGAATTAGTAATGCTGGTTCGTATTCTTTTGATATAGCTAAATAGATTAAAAAGATTCCAATAAAAATCATAACCAAATTCCCTATGCTTAAGTTTAAAACACCTAAAAACAAATTCAAAGCCATTACCCATCACCCCATTTGTTAGTTTTTATTATAATTTTATCAAAGTGAGTATATCAAATTACACACACGTTAATAACTAACACTTTTATTTTAGCATAAAGTTTAGTAAAAAATATTTGATCTATTTTTTGTTACTTAAATTTAAATAACTCTTAAATAAAACTATTTTAAGTTTACTTTACATGAAATATATTAATATTATTTAAACTAGAGGTGATAGTATGATATTCTATGTACCGATTTTTATTATATTTTTGTTTCTGTACAATTCTATAATTGCGCTTCAAACAATAACAGTATTCGCAAGATACAAGGTGAAGGAGCTTTCTTATGCAGGAATTTTCGTTTCGGCTGTAATAATGTTGTACTCGTTTGGATACGCTATGGAATTGATCTTTATAACTTCCAGTGATATAAGCTCTGCTTTTCTGTGGTACAAAATACAGTATTTCGCAATAGCATTTATCTCTTTTAGTTTTTTTGTATTTGTAAACGCGTTTGTTGGAAGAAAAATTAAGAAAAATATAGTCATTCCACTAATGATTATTCCATTAATCACTCTTATTTTACTTTGGACAAATCAATTTCATCATCTTTACTTGAAAGGATACCTTGAAAACGGAAAATATACCATACCAGGTCCTTGGTATTATATAAAATTGGTATTATATAAAACTTATTTACGAATACATACTCATTGGCTTTAGTTATTACATTATGTTATCAGAGATAAGAAAAAAAAAGATTCTTATTTAGTAGAAACACAATTATTCATCTAATTTTTGCGGTTATGATTCCTCTCTCATTAAATATTATATACATAATTTTAAAGATGAACATAGACTTGACTGCTTTTGGACTGATGGCAAGTATAATTATTCTTTTTTACGAATCTCAAAAAAAGTACGGATTAGATTTTAGAGAAGTAGCAAAGGAGATAACATTTGATTCTACTAATGATATGATAGTTCTTATTGATAAAGAAGAACACATTCTTAGTTACAATAAATCTTTTTCTTCAATGGTAAAAGAGTTTCTTGGTATAGAAGAATTAGCTTACAAAAACATATCAGAGATTTTGTCACAAGAATGTATTTCCGTAATAAGAAATGGTTATGGCATTGTCGAAAAATTTGGTAGATATTTTCAAATAAGTGTTGTTGATATTAAAGAAAAAGTTAAAAACTCAAAATTTGAAGGAAAAGCTGTCTTTTTCCATGAAATAACGGATATTAAAAAATTAGAAGAAGAAGTTATCGCTGAAAGTAAGAAATATCAAACACTCTTTGAATTTTCCCCTCTTGGAATTCTTGTAGAAGATTCTAATGGTAACATTTTAGATGTCAATCCAGAATTTTGTAAGATAAATTGTTTAAGAAAAGAAGAACTAATCGGTCAACATGTATCTATTCTCGCACCAAAGGAAGATTACGAACAGGTTATAAAAAATATCAAAGAAATTATCTCTGGAAAAACCCTTATCCACACAGTTAGAAACCTGTCTCGTAGTGGAGAAGTAAAGTACCTTGAACTATACGAAAGAAAAATAACACTTCCTGATGGTAAAGATGGTATATTGTCTATCCAAAAAGATATAACAAAAATTGTTATGGCACAGAAGGTTATAAAATCGCTTGCAAAATACCAACAGATAATTCTTCAACTTGCTCTAAACATTATAAACACACCTGTTGAAAAGATTGATAAAGAAATTAAAAGAGCAATTGAACTCATTGCAAAAGAATTAAACACAAATAGAATTAGAGTCTATAAATTTTCAGCAGATGGCAGTTTTAATTCGATAAGTAACTGGTTTTATTCTAATAATCCTATTGAAAACACCTTCGTATCGTTTAACATTAAAGATATAAGTGGAAAAGAATTAGATGAACTAATGGCAGGTAAACAATTTTCAATAGCAAAACAAAATGTTTCAAATGAATTTATCAAAAAAATGTTTGGAGAAAATTCTATCTCACTCATTACTCCGATAAAAATAAACGAAAATGTTATAGGTTTCATAAGTGCAGCCTTTAAGGAAGATAGAGCGTTAACTGTTGCCGAAAAGAGGATTTTCTTGTTACTCGCGACGCTACTTGCAAACTCGGAAATCAGAAAAAAATACGAAGAAGAATTAATAAAAGCAAAACAAGAAGCTGAAAAGGCCAATCAAGCTAAAAGCATTTTCCTTGCTAATATGAGCCATGAGATAAGAACTCCTCTTAACGGAATAATAGGATTTACAAATTTACTTAAAGAAACAAAACTTGATGAAAAACAAGAAAAGTACGTTTCGATAATTCTAAAGTCAAGTGAATTATTACTAGAAATAATCAATGATATCTTAGATCTGGCAAAAATTGAAAGTGGTAAATACCAACTTGAACCATTAGAAACAAATTTAAAGATGGAACTCCAAAGCTCACTATTACTATATGAAGCAAAGGCAAAAGAAAAAAATGTTGAATATGAAATAAGAATAGATAAAGAAATAAGCGATTGCTTAATACTTGATAGTGTAAGGTTGCAACAAGTTATGTTTAATCTCATAAACAACGCGATAAAATTTACTCCAGCCGGTGGCTCTGTAAAAGTTTTTGTAAAAAAGATTTCTGAAGATGAAGAGCATGAAAATATAAGATTTTCAGTAATTGATACAGGAATAGGTATTCCAAAAGAAAAACTCGAAAAAATATTTGAACCTTTCGAACAGGCAAGTGTGTCCGTAACGAAAAAGTATGGTGGAACGGGGTTAGGTTTGGCTATAAGCAATTTAATAGTTAGTATGATGGGGTCAAAGATAATTGTAGAGAGCGAAGAAGAAAAAGGAAGTCATTTTTATTTTGATTTAAAATTAAAAAAGTGTTCTAAGAAAGAAATTACACAAGACATGAAAACAATAAAATCAAAAAAGTACAATGCAAAAGTATTAGTTGCTGAAGACTACGAAATAAATAGGATACTTATAGAAGAAATACTAAACAAATACGATATAAAACCAGATTTTGCAGTAAATGGTAAAGAAGCCGTTGAGATGGCATTAAATAAAGATTACGACATTATCTTTATGGATGTATTAATGCCAGAAATGGATGGTATAGAAGCAACAAAGAAAATAAAAGCGATAAAACCTAACCTTCCAATTATAGCACTTACCGCACACGCATTAAAAAGTGTAAAAGAAGAAGTATTATCCGTTGGTATGAATGATTACATAACAAAACCTATAAAAATTGCTGATTTAGAAAGAGTTTTAAATAAATTCTGTAGTCATTTAGAATCGTCTGAAAAAAGTGAAAAAGAAGCGCGAATTTTTAATGCAAATATTGTTGGAGAAAAAAGAGAAATAAACGAAATCGAAAAAGATATAGAAATAACTAAGCAAGAACAAGGTTTTGACGAAGAGTTTATGAAAGAATTAATCAAAATGTTTATAAATTCCACCAAAGAAAGCATTTTAAACATACGGAATGCTTTACCAAAAGTCGATTTTAAGACTATTCAAAGGGAAGCACATAGTATAAAAGGTGCAGCTAGGTCTCTTAACTTCAATAGTATTGGAGAACTTGCTTATCAATTAGAAATAAAAGCAAAAGAAAAAGATGATTCGTTTGATTATGAAACTCATTTAACTCAGATAGAAGAAAAACTAAGAAACGTTATTAATTTTTTCAGAATAAAATACGAAAAGAATAATTAACTAACAATGACCAATAAAATCAATGACATCTTGGTCAAATTGCCTTAGAGATTTTGTTAATAGTTCAATTCTTCTAATAGTTTCTTCAACATCTTTTGCAGCAAAGCCATTTCCACATGGTATATTTGTGTCTTTAAGCGCCAATTTTGAAGCGTTCAGTGCCATTTGTGTACCTATACTTGCTTTCAGTGCACAGCCTCGTTTAGCTCCGTCGCAAGTCATACCAAAAAGCGTCGCTAAAACGTTATTTATAGCATTTTTTATTTGCTCAGCGTTACCACCTGCAAGGTAAGTTATTGCAGCACTACTGCCAGCTGATGCTATGGATCCTGCACCGCACACAGGTGTTAAAACACCTGTGAACGCTTTTATGTAAGTTGTTACAAGAATACTTAACAAAACTGCCTTTTCTATTTTTTCTTCTGGCATTTCATTTTCCCTACCGTACAATGTTGGGGGAACTATCGATGCTATACCCTGATTACCACTACCAGCTACAGTCATTATTGGTATCAATTCGCCATTCATTCTCTCATCAACACCAGCAGCAACATATGCGGGTATTCCTTCTTCCAGTGCATATCCAAAATTCCCTTCTTTTTTTATTCCTTCCCTTGCAGCGTTAACATTGTATTTTATGCCTTCTTTTACAACATTTACAACATCTAAATCAGGATTTTCAATGTATTCAAAGATATCGTTCAAAGAAATTGATTTAACCAAATCTTTCTTAAAATTAACACTCGTTTGAGTGTTTCTTATTTCATTCCCATCAACAACTATTTTGCTAATATTATCATGTGAATCAGTTATTTCAATCAACACTTCGTTATCTGCTTCAAGCTTTGTTTTGATATGGAGATTATACGAATTCTCATAGCTAACTCTTATTTTATCTTTCAATTCATAAGCTTTTGAAAGTACATGTGAATTCACATCTTTGAAAACTTGCAAGCCATATTCTGGTTTTCCTACAAGATACGCAAGAGCTATTGCGAGGTCAAATCCATGTAAGTGAGTACCAGGTATACCTACTTCTAAACCATTTTTATATGTATTTCTGTCCATTATCACATCTATGCTTTTCAATACACCCCTCAAATACCCTTTCCCAACGGCAACCGACAAACCTACAGCAACAGGTTCCGTGCAGCCATACGATAATTTTACATTATCGAAAAATATCTCCCTGATTATACTTCTTTTTGAATTCTCTCCTTCTAAAAACTCAGACATTTAAAATTCCTCCTTCTCTTAGTAACTTCAAAACCTTGCAAACTTCTTCCCCTCGTCCCATCGTAAAAATATGAACCCCCGGAGCATCTTTTTCAAGAAGATTTTTGATTAGTTCAACAGTAAAACGGACACCTATTTCAAATTCTTCACTTTCAGATTTAGCTTCTTCCATTTTTTCAACAAATTTTTGTGGAATATTCACGAAAAACTTCTTTGGAATAGAATAAATTGACTTCTTACTTACCACAGGTTTTACACCCGGTATAATCGGTATATTTATCCCCATACTTCGAGATTTTTCAACAAATTTTTCATAAATTGCTGCATCAAAAACCATTTGAGTTATTATAAAATCAGCGCCATTATCAACTTTCTGTTTTAAAAACCTTAAATCAACGTCTAGATTCGGAGCTTCAAAATGCTTTTCTGGATATCCCGCAACTCCTATACAAAAATTTGTTGGTTTGGCTTCTGTGTAAAGGTATCTCCCATTGTTCATATCAGATATTTGCTTAACCAAATCTGAAGCATATTTATAGTCACTCTTCGCTACAGATTTAACTTCTTCCCCACGCACTACAAAGACATTTTCAACACCCATTATAGACAAGTCTATTAAAATATCCTCCATCTCAAATTTGTTCATACCTTTGCAAACCAAATGAGGAACAACATCGATATTGTACCTTTTCATCAAAGCGGCAGTCAAACCTATTGTTCCTGGTCTTTTTATCTTTTGAACCTTAATTATTCCATTTTCCGTTTCTAAATAATCTATTTCAGACGGATGGCGCGTTATATTTATGAAAGATATGTTATAATCCATCAACTTATCTAAAGTGGCAAATATTTTTTCAACATCTTCTCCTCTCTTAGGAGGGATTATCTCTATCGAAACTATCTTTTCATTTCTTAATTTTTCAACGATTTTCAACGTTTTGCTCCCCCTTCTTGCCAATATAATCTATATTTCGAACCTCACATTCCCTATAACTCCCATTTTTCCATTAATTATAATTACTACCCCATATATTACATCTTCCAAAAAACTTTTTGTGTATTCCAAGACATCTGTAATATCTCCGCTTATTTTTACCATATTTGAAAGTTTAGTTGCAAATCCATCTGCTATTAGTGAGTTTTTGGCTATAACTGTAACGATATCCGCATTACCAAAATTAAGAGAATGACCTATCTTTCCAGATGAACTACACACACCAAATTCTCCAGAACTGAGAACTATAGACAATCGGTTAAATTCACTATCAAAGTTGGAGAATATTCCTATTCTTGTTTCATCGAACGAATTGATGTATATATCACCGCCATTCTCAACGATAACTTTTTTACTTTTGTACTTCTCAATCAAATTTTTACCAACCAACTGAGAAAAGGCACCAGCTACACATGCCATCGGACCTACACCGGCAGTATTTGAAGCTTCTATCATTTTTTTAGCAATTTCTGGGGCATTGCCATCATATCCAATAGGTACCAAAGAAGTTTTAAATTCCTTATTTTTCCTTATATAGTCTTCCAACTCATTGTAAAGTCTTTTCACAGTTTCATACGTAAAATCGAGCATTTCAAGGTCAAAATTGTCAACTCCTACCCAGATATCCGTGTACTTGTACTTAACAAAAAAGCCTGTGATATCTTTTGAATAACTTTCCCTGTAAAACCTTTTAACAATAGGAATTTTACTTGATTTCATTTAAAATCCCTCAATAATTTTTTAATTTTCTGATTTCTCGTAAGGTAATCTTATACCTTGAGGACAAGAATCCGAACACAATAGACAATAAGTACACTTTGAAGCATCGTATCTAACTTCTCTATTTTCATCAAAATAAAGTGCATTGGTACTACACAAACTAACACACGCGCCGCAATTCACACAAGTTTTCTCGATTTTACTCTTCAAAGTTATATAGTTTTCTCTCATAGGTTCATCTACAATTTTTTTATCTGAAAGGCTTTTTAATTTTCTTTCCTCGTGGAGTTTTTCAACTGGATTAGTCAAAAAGAACATACCTTCCTTTATCCAGTTTTTCAATATTTTAGAAATATCTCTAGCTTTATTCAAACTTGATAATGAACTTGTTTTAACTTTTTTACCATTTATTTCAACATATCCGCTTTGCAGTTCTTCATAATTAACTACTTTTATTGTTGGTTTATCAATTTTCGAATAGTCTTTAATTTCTGTTTGTATGTCTCTGTTTGATAAACTAACATAATAAGCTATTTCTTCGTTTAATATGGGGATTGGAATCCCAACACCAACAAATAAAGTAACTCCATAATTTTTAAAGTACGCGCCTTTAATAAACTCCGTACTCATTTTTTTAGCATCCCCAACAAGTGCCAAGGTTCTTGAAGGTACAATTGGAATACCTTTGTCATTTATTTTAACAACGTTTCTAAACTGAGTACCATACCATGAAACGTATCCTATACCACCACCTAAGAATATCCTTGTACCTACACCAATTGTAAGCATCTTCGGATCTTTTAGAAGAGGACTAAGCTCTCCAGAAGTTGAATAAGTTACATTTCCATAGTTTGGTAATAACTTACCCATGTAAGTGTAAATTGTTTCATCTGAGCTATTTGTTGCTGCAGCGTAATTTTGATAAGCATTTCTTGGGTTAAACAAGAAAAAATCATTTATCGTTTCTTTATTAATGTATGTTTTAAAATATTTTCCCGGATAACAATCTGTACCTTTTCCCCAAGCTTCAAGTAATATATCTTCTCCCTTTATTAAAAGCTCAATTATATGTCCACCACCAAATGACTTATCATATTCAGATTCTTGAGTGGCCCCAATATATCCGTCTACAGCAGCAATTCCTCCGTAAACTCCAACACCTCCTAAGTTTATCTTTTCCATCCTCATAGGTGGTAAAGTATGCCCAAAGTTAATAAACGCACCGCTTGAACACATCGGAGCAAAAGTTCCTGTTGTA includes:
- a CDS encoding ATP-binding protein, producing the protein MIPLSLNIIYIILKMNIDLTAFGLMASIIILFYESQKKYGLDFREVAKEITFDSTNDMIVLIDKEEHILSYNKSFSSMVKEFLGIEELAYKNISEILSQECISVIRNGYGIVEKFGRYFQISVVDIKEKVKNSKFEGKAVFFHEITDIKKLEEEVIAESKKYQTLFEFSPLGILVEDSNGNILDVNPEFCKINCLRKEELIGQHVSILAPKEDYEQVIKNIKEIISGKTLIHTVRNLSRSGEVKYLELYERKITLPDGKDGILSIQKDITKIVMAQKVIKSLAKYQQIILQLALNIINTPVEKIDKEIKRAIELIAKELNTNRIRVYKFSADGSFNSISNWFYSNNPIENTFVSFNIKDISGKELDELMAGKQFSIAKQNVSNEFIKKMFGENSISLITPIKINENVIGFISAAFKEDRALTVAEKRIFLLLATLLANSEIRKKYEEELIKAKQEAEKANQAKSIFLANMSHEIRTPLNGIIGFTNLLKETKLDEKQEKYVSIILKSSELLLEIINDILDLAKIESGKYQLEPLETNLKMELQSSLLLYEAKAKEKNVEYEIRIDKEISDCLILDSVRLQQVMFNLINNAIKFTPAGGSVKVFVKKISEDEEHENIRFSVIDTGIGIPKEKLEKIFEPFEQASVSVTKKYGGTGLGLAISNLIVSMMGSKIIVESEEEKGSHFYFDLKLKKCSKKEITQDMKTIKSKKYNAKVLVAEDYEINRILIEEILNKYDIKPDFAVNGKEAVEMALNKDYDIIFMDVLMPEMDGIEATKKIKAIKPNLPIIALTAHALKSVKEEVLSVGMNDYITKPIKIADLERVLNKFCSHLESSEKSEKEARIFNANIVGEKREINEIEKDIEITKQEQGFDEEFMKELIKMFINSTKESILNIRNALPKVDFKTIQREAHSIKGAARSLNFNSIGELAYQLEIKAKEKDDSFDYETHLTQIEEKLRNVINFFRIKYEKNN
- a CDS encoding methylenetetrahydrofolate reductase is translated as MKIVEKLRNEKIVSIEIIPPKRGEDVEKIFATLDKLMDYNISFINITRHPSEIDYLETENGIIKVQKIKRPGTIGLTAALMKRYNIDVVPHLVCKGMNKFEMEDILIDLSIMGVENVFVVRGEEVKSVAKSDYKYASDLVKQISDMNNGRYLYTEAKPTNFCIGVAGYPEKHFEAPNLDVDLRFLKQKVDNGADFIITQMVFDAAIYEKFVEKSRSMGINIPIIPGVKPVVSKKSIYSIPKKFFVNIPQKFVEKMEEAKSESEEFEIGVRFTVELIKNLLEKDAPGVHIFTMGRGEEVCKVLKLLREGGILNV
- a CDS encoding sodium ion-translocating decarboxylase subunit beta; this encodes MALNLFLGVLNLSIGNLVMIFIGIFLIYLAISKEYEPALLIPIGFSTILVNIPLSSAVDQVIDGVLHKGVLNIFFDIGIITEIFPLLIFIAVGSMIDFGPLLENPIMFLFGAAAQFGIFATMVVATLLGFDIKQAASIGIIGAADGPTSIYVAGRFAKELLGPISVAAYSYMSLVPIIQPPVIKLLTTKEERKIKMEPKGVKINKKIRIIFPILVTLVASLLAPSSAALIGFLMFGNLLRECGVLNSISKTAQNELAHIVTIFLGLSIGSTMTADKFLRPQTLFILLLGLVAFIFDTAGGVLFAKFLNLFLKRKINPMLGAAGISAFPMSARVIHQLGRKEDPTNYLLMYAVGANVAGQIGSVLAGGILIALVSGI
- a CDS encoding class I SAM-dependent methyltransferase produces the protein MSEDKNSFEHYYSEEPQSVLRVRDVELKLKNGHVYKFKSPSGVYSFGKVDKATEILINHCENISGKVLDIGCGYGVIGITLKKENPSIELFMSDVNKRAVEFAKINAKDNNIQADIRQGNLYEPWEGYLFDHIISNPPIVAGKEVWMKLIEGAFQHLKDGGTLQLVAYHNKGGERIKNYMKEIFGNAEDVWKEGGIRIYISKKING
- a CDS encoding UPF0280 family protein: MKSSKIPIVKRFYRESYSKDITGFFVKYKYTDIWVGVDNFDLEMLDFTYETVKRLYNELEDYIRKNKEFKTSLVPIGYDGNAPEIAKKMIEASNTAGVGPMACVAGAFSQLVGKNLIEKYKSKKVIVENGGDIYINSFDETRIGIFSNFDSEFNRLSIVLSSGEFGVCSSSGKIGHSLNFGNADIVTVIAKNSLIADGFATKLSNMVKISGDITDVLEYTKSFLEDVIYGVVIIINGKMGVIGNVRFEI
- a CDS encoding L-serine ammonia-lyase, iron-sulfur-dependent, subunit alpha; the encoded protein is MIREIFFDNVKLSYGCTEPVAVGLSVAVGKGYLRGVLKSIDVIMDRNTYKNGLEVGIPGTHLHGFDLAIALAYLVGKPEYGLQVFKDVNSHVLSKAYELKDKIRVSYENSYNLHIKTKLEADNEVLIEITDSHDNISKIVVDGNEIRNTQTSVNFKKDLVKSISLNDIFEYIENPDLDVVNVVKEGIKYNVNAAREGIKKEGNFGYALEEGIPAYVAAGVDERMNGELIPIMTVAGSGNQGIASIVPPTLYGRENEMPEEKIEKAVLLSILVTTYIKAFTGVLTPVCGAGSIASAGSSAAITYLAGGNAEQIKNAINNVLATLFGMTCDGAKRGCALKASIGTQMALNASKLALKDTNIPCGNGFAAKDVEETIRRIELLTKSLRQFDQDVIDFIGHC
- a CDS encoding homocysteine biosynthesis protein; the encoded protein is MAKTIEEINNKIAKGEIVVLTAEEVVKMAKEEGIKEVAKKVDVVTTGTFAPMCSSGAFINFGHTLPPMRMEKINLGGVGVYGGIAAVDGYIGATQESEYDKSFGGGHIIELLIKGEDILLEAWGKGTDCYPGKYFKTYINKETINDFFLFNPRNAYQNYAAATNSSDETIYTYMGKLLPNYGNVTYSTSGELSPLLKDPKMLTIGVGTRIFLGGGIGYVSWYGTQFRNVVKINDKGIPIVPSRTLALVGDAKKMSTEFIKGAYFKNYGVTLFVGVGIPIPILNEEIAYYVSLSNRDIQTEIKDYSKIDKPTIKVVNYEELQSGYVEINGKKVKTSSLSSLNKARDISKILKNWIKEGMFFLTNPVEKLHEERKLKSLSDKKIVDEPMRENYITLKSKIEKTCVNCGACVSLCSTNALYFDENREVRYDASKCTYCLLCSDSCPQGIRLPYEKSEN
- a CDS encoding histidine kinase N-terminal 7TM domain-containing protein, which encodes MIFYVPIFIIFLFLYNSIIALQTITVFARYKVKELSYAGIFVSAVIMLYSFGYAMELIFITSSDISSAFLWYKIQYFAIAFISFSFFVFVNAFVGRKIKKNIVIPLMIIPLITLILLWTNQFHHLYLKGYLENGKYTIPGPWYYIKLVLYKTYLRIHTHWL
- a CDS encoding sensor domain-containing diguanylate cyclase → MKQNNFSEEVKNAFISFSELILEFSTERETSLKRKDFEALLKVLVDNIPFIHSGSVLLQDVDGSFYYIAAYNHDYKLLEKIRFKKEEMFMRRFKHVYIIKRKSIDFIKELSQKVGNIDDTLKESVKSIENIKAFVSIPIRVQRKIVGFFNLDTWEDEYTFEKNNFLPFAEMISDLLSLSVERFELIKSVKELNEKINKVVMFDPVTHLPNYKVLGNYFDKYVSLAKRDSSNLYLIKIKFENIDEVDRKHGFDYGNNILQKFAKIIEKNIRRSDILVSLNRESFAVLAISKSFPYNIFDRLNDSIVKFINSQNLDLTCTIGISEYGVDGKDVDSLINSAEEKSKPVKESKSVKV